In Nostoc piscinale CENA21, the genomic stretch CGATAAAGGCATCATGTTCACTCCCCACACACTCATTATCAACAAGGCAATAAATTTTAAAGACATCGCTTTAATGCTGGATAACTTATCTGAGACCACACCAACTGAAGATAGATTCTGAAATATTAGATTTACTTATCAGTTTGTGAATTTTATTACTAATTTTTTTTTGTATTCATTAAAAATTTTAGCGAAATTTTGTTATAAATCAAGGTAATAAAAATTATCAAAAAATATTAAAATCAGATAATTAATTTTTAAAAGGTAACAATCTTTGTTTTTTAATGATCAGACTAAATGGTGATATTCTGTTGTCTATAAAATATAAATGTTAATGCAATCCCAGGGCTGGACAAAACTGTTATTTGCGACTTTATTAGCTGTGATTAGTGGCAATAAGTGTTGTATGGGAGTAGATGTAGCATTGGCTGCTAACTTAAATGACTCTGGTGAGCAACACAAACCAGACACGAAATATGTCACAGATAGCCAGCAAGTTTATCAGTTTTACCAGAATATCCAATTTCCGGCAAGTAATTTTGATTTGCAGCGATCGCCACTACTTAATTTTAATTCAGCAGCCAACATACTCATATCTCAATCTAACCCTGAAGCAAACCCTGATACTGAATCCTTACCTCAAAGGCCAACTCCCCCTAGCAATCCTCCACCTTCCAATGAACCACCACAGCTAGAAGCACAGCCTAGAGAGTTTCCGCAGCCTTCACCCACGATTATCGAAGAACTGTTAGATAAACCCGTAGTCAATAGAACTGAGCAGTTAGAGAGACTCAGAAGAATTTTGCAACAAAGACAAAAACCCAAACCCCAAACAAATAATCGGCAAGAATTAGAACTAAGAGTTAGACAACGACCTTTACCCCAACAACAGCCAACAGCTGATGCTAATAGTCTTCGAGAACTTGAGTTAAGGGTAAGGCCAAGACCTTTACCACAAACAAAACCACCCTCACCTGTAGCTAAGTTTAAACCTATCGGCTCCTTACAGGCTAATGTGGGTTACTTTCATACAAATAACATTTTTTCTTCTGAGTTTTTCCCTAAAGAAGATGGCTTAATCTTTTATGGTCTTAGTCTTGCTTCTGCTTATTTTCCTTTAGGTGATAAAACTTATATTAATGGTTCAATCAACGGTAATTTAATTCGTTACATTGATCAATCAAGATTTAACTATAATCAAATCAGTTTTAATGTAGGAATTTATCAACAACTCTCGCCTCGGATGTATGCAGAGTTAGATTTTAACAACCAACAGTTCTTCTATGCTAAGAGCGTTGGCATGTTTCAAGCAGGCGATCGCTTTTTAGATGAAAATTCAGTCAGGGTATCTTTAGGCAGACGAGATCCACTGACTTCTAAATTAACTCTAGATAGCTTTTACGAATTTAGTACCAATTTTTCTGAACCTAATAATCGCAGTCGACTAATCAATAATTTCTGGTTATCTCTGAGTTATGCTTTACAAGAGCCTCTACAAGTGGGAATTAACTATCAATTAAGCCTTGTTGATTTTACACAAAGACAAAGAGATGACCATTATCACCGTCTGTTTGGCCATGTGATTTACCGAGTATCAAACTCCAGTAATTTAAATTTACAGAGTGGTTTTAGCTTTGGGGATTCTACCGATAGAAATATTAATTTTGATAACTGGTTCTTGAGTGTTTATTACAATTTGAGAATTGGTGAATTCTAATATAGGAATCCGAAACTGTTCTCTATTCCCAGTTCCCTGTTGCCTATCTCCACTAAATAACTTGTTCAGCAAACCCTAAATATAACTAATCCAATCACTCCAGCTACCTGCATACAATTTACCTTTGTGAATACCAGCTAATTCTAAAGAAAGCAAATTCACGCAAGCTGTGACACCAGAACCGCAGTAGACTAAAATTTCTTTGGCTGTGGCAATATTTTCCCATCTTTGACGCTGCTGTAATTGGGAAAGTAGATAACCAGAGGAGTCTGTAACTTCTTGCCAAGGATAGTTAACTGCGCCAGGAATATGTCCAGCAATTTTATCAATTGGTTCTCTTTCACCACGATAGCGATCGCCTTCTCTAGAATCGACCAAAATAACTTCTGGTAAGTCTTTGTGGCTTTTGACAACTTCTACATCTACTACCAGTTCCGTTTGAATTTGTGGAATAAAATTACCTGTCTGGGGTTCTGGAATAACATCTGTAATTGGGTATCCAGCTTTTTGCCATACAGTATAACCCCCATCCATAACTACTACTTGTTCATGTCCGAGATAACGCAGTAACCACCACAAACGAGATGCAAAAGCCAAGCGAGAGTCATCATAAGCTACCACCAAAGTTTCTGGGGAATTAATTCCAATTGCTGATAACTTCTTCGCTAAATTATGAGTATCAGGTAAAGGATGTCTACCACCATGTTTACCTACAGGGCTGGAAAGATCCTGATTTAAATCTAAATAATATGCTCCTGGAATATGACTGGTTTGATATTGTTTGCGTCCCAATTCTGGATCAGCTAGAGAAAAGCGACAATCAACAATGACAACTTGTGGATCATTGAGATGATTAACTAGCCAATCTTGAGAAACAAAAAATTTGAGTATTAACCATAAATATAAGAATTTATAAGAGTCAAAAAATCAAAATCACAATTTATTAATCTTACTAGATTGTGATGCAATTATAACTAGTCAAATTGTTTAAACTGTTGACTATCAACTTAAGTAGAAAAATATCATGTCAGAATTTGAAAATTTTATCCCGCAGGCAACAGCAGATGGTTCTTTTACATTTTTTTCACCAGAGTTTAACGAATCATTTCACAGTCATTTTGGTGCGAAACAAGAAAGTTATTTTAAGTTTGTTGAACCAACTCAACTGGCTCAAGCCGCGCAAAAACCAGTTGTGCGGTTATTAGATGTTTGTTATGGTCTAGGATACAACACTGCGGCAGCTTTACAGACAATCTGGACAGTAAATCCTAGTTGTTATGTGGAATTAATTGGTTTAGAATTAAATCCGGCTGTACCGCAAGCGGCGATCGCCAATCATTTATTTGACCAGTGGGTTTACGAATATACACCAATT encodes the following:
- a CDS encoding sulfurtransferase, with amino-acid sequence MLKFFVSQDWLVNHLNDPQVVIVDCRFSLADPELGRKQYQTSHIPGAYYLDLNQDLSSPVGKHGGRHPLPDTHNLAKKLSAIGINSPETLVVAYDDSRLAFASRLWWLLRYLGHEQVVVMDGGYTVWQKAGYPITDVIPEPQTGNFIPQIQTELVVDVEVVKSHKDLPEVILVDSREGDRYRGEREPIDKIAGHIPGAVNYPWQEVTDSSGYLLSQLQQRQRWENIATAKEILVYCGSGVTACVNLLSLELAGIHKGKLYAGSWSDWISYI